Part of the Candidatus Stygibacter australis genome is shown below.
GCACCTAAATAGTTTATTTTAAAAATGAACTGAGTATTAAATTGGAGGTAATAATGAGAATACTGGCAATTATTGGTTCCCAAAGGGCGGGAAATACTCTAAAAACCGCTCAATTATTGGAAAAGGAACTGCAAAAATCTGATGACTCTTTGGAATTCGAATATATTAATCTCTGGAAGGCTGATATAAAACTGTGCCTGGGATGTTTTAACTGCATGGCAAAAGGTATCGAAAACTGCCCTCTTCAAGATGATATAACTTCTATTATTCAGAAAATGACTAAAGCTGACGGAATTATTCTGGCTTCACCGGTTTATGTGATGAATGTTACCGGCAATATGAAAAATTTCATCGACAGGCTGGCAGCTTTTTGTCACAGACCCGCCTTCTTTCAGCAAAAGGCACTTGTCCTTTCAACTGTAGGTGGTGTTGGTGTCAAAAAGGTTCTGTCATATTTAAAGGAGGTAGCAGAAGCTATCGGGATGCAGGATGTTACTAAGCTGGGACTTGTTACTCCGCCTGCCTCACTTATCTTCCCGAAATTGCAGAAAAAAAATGATCTGGCTGTTCATAAAGCTGCTCTAAAATTCTGGCAATCCTTACAAAAAAAGACTATTACTCCCTCCCTTGGATCAGTTATCCAGTTTGAAGCACAAAAAGTTGTCTTCTCCAAAGAATCAACACACGAAGCATTTCCCGCTGACTACTCTTTTTATGCCAAATTACAAAAAAATAACTATTGGGTTAATGCTAATGTTGCCTGGTATAAAATTTTGATTGGCAGGTCATTTGGTATATTTATTTCTTTCGTAATGAAATGATGCCTCTGTAATTATCAAGGTGAATCGATAAACTCAGCGATCAAGGAACGTGGAATCAGACCACCAGATCCAGCCTATCCTATAATCCCTAAATCCAGCAAATCCTGATTCAGACTATAAATTTTACCCTCTCCCGAATATAGAACAGTCATCACGAGAAACAACAAAGCACGTACCCACATTAAAATGTCACTACGTGCTAAGTTGTTCAGCCTTATTTCCAGTTCTTTGTCAATAAATGAGTTAGGTGAAATATGTTTAATTAGCAAAAAGGTTGCAGTTATTGAATTAATTGTTTATCAGTGAGTATCAGTTAAATCCGCTAAATCAGTGTTCTATGCTTTACATTTCCCTTATTATTCTGCCACCTGATTTTCCGGCTCCGGGTCCGAGTTCGATTTGGTGATCAGCTTTTGCCAGTAATTGGGTATTATGCTCTATGAAAATCACTGTGTGTTGATTTTCTACCAGTTGATCTAGAAATTTGTAGAGATTTTCGATATCTATCGGATGTAATCCTGCTGTGGGTTCATCTAATAATATAAGACATTTTTCTCCGGTTTTTTTGGTCTGCAGAACTGCTGCCAGAAGTAATCTTTGACCTTCTCCACCGGAGAGGGTATCAGTCCCTTGACCAAGTTGCAGATAGCCCAGTCCCAGGTTTTCAGTTTCCTGTAATTTATCCGCCAGTTTGGGGTGATCAGCAAAAAAATCAATCGCTTCAGAGATCGTCATATTCATGATATCAGCAATATTTTTGCCTTTATAGCTGTACTGCAGAACTTTCTCATGATAGCGAGTACCACCGCATAACTCGCAATCACTGGTGATATATCCGGCAAAATCAAGTTCTTCGCGCTTTTTACCTGTTCCCTTGCATTGAGGGCATTGACCCTGTTTTCCAGCATAATTGAAGATTGCCGCTTTAGCAGGCGTTTCTGCTGCCAGCAGCTTGCCTATTTCTTTCAAATAGCCCAGATAGGTTGCGGGAGTGCTCAAGGCATTTTTATTAAATCCACTCTGCTGCTGATAGATTATCCGGTTAAAACTATCGAGTCCTTTAATAGATGTACAGCCTGCCGGCTGCTTTCGCAAATATGATCTATAAATAACTTCCCGGCATAAGGTGCTTTTTCCGCTGCCACTCACACCGCAGATCCCCACCAGTACACCTGCTGGTATTTTAAGATCAATATTTTGCAGGTTGTTACTCATTGCTCCAGTGATCTCTATCCAGCTATCTGCTTTACGTTTTTTTGCCGGTAAGATGACATCCTGATGCAGATAATTTCTGATCATTGATGAAGGATTTCTACTTATCTCTGCTGGACTACCGCAGGCAATGATCTTTCCGCCATTTTTTCCAGCTCCAGGACCCAGTTCAATCACGTGATCAGCAGCTTTGATAAATAAGGGATCATGCTCTACGCAGATCACAGTATTGCCATTATCAGCCAGCTCACGCAGTAATAGGTTAACTTCTTTTCGTTCAATGGGATGCAGTCCCCGGCTGATCTCATCCAGTACAAATGTAACTCCGGTTAATCCGCTTACTACCTGCCTGGCAATTCTTAATCTTTGAAATTCACCTCCGGAAAGCGTATCAAGTCTTCTGGCTGGGGTAAGGTAACCCAGTCCCATTTTTTTCAGGGCATTAACGTGTTTGAGTATCTCACTTGATATCTCTATCCAACCGGATTTATTACCTTCTACGGCAGGAGAATTACCAGTGAATATATCTTCTAATTCACTGATCTCAAAGTTTCCCAGCTCAGCAATATCATATCCGGCTATTTTTACCTGTAATACTCTTTTCTGCAGTCTTTTTCCCTGGCAGACAGGACAGCTTTTTTCGCTCATCAATCCGGTTAACTGCTCACCAGCGCGTTTCTGATGTACCCGTTCATATTCGATATTGATCAGGTTTACAAATCCTATCCATTTATTTTTGAAATTGTGTTCTCCCTGCCTTTTACCTCTGGCAAAATTCCAGATCACTTCATATTCCTGCTCACCAGTACCATATATAATAATTTCCTTTTCGGCTTCTGTCAATTCACTAAAGGGTTTTGCGAAATCTAAGTCTTTTTCTTTTTCCACGCTTTTTAATACTGCCAGATATTGTCCCTGCCTTTCGCCAAAATATTTTCCCCGCTTGGTTCCATCCATTGCGCCTTCATAAATACTGCGCTGGGGATGTGTGATCAAAAGGTAAGGATCGCAGCTAAGCACAGTACCCAGTCCTTTGCAGTTTTCACAGGCACCTGCAGGATTATTAAAGGAAAAATCACTCGCAGGTAATCTTCCACTTTCACCTAGGCGTGAATACAGCAGACGCATAAGATCGTAAATCCCGCTATATGTACTCAGGGTGGAGCGCCGGTTATGTGAACTGCTCTGCTGCCGGATCGCCAGCATAGCACCCAGTCCCGTAAAGCTTTCCAGTTCTCCGCGCTTTGTATTAGCCAACAGGTTACCGCTATAAGCAGGCAGATTTTCCAGATAACGCTGCCAGCCTTCGGCATAGATAGTATCAAATGCCAGAGATGACTTACCTGAGCCGGAAATTCCCGTGATTGCTGTGATCTGACCACGGGGGATGGATACGTCAATTGCCTGCAGATTATTTGTGGTCACCTGCTTAAATTCAATTGCAGAGGTCTTTCTGCTAGTTTCAGGTTTGCTGAGGACTTCTATTTCCCCCCGCAAAGCCTTTGCTGTGAGATTATCTGATCTATCCAGGAGTCCTTTCACACTGCCTTCATATAACACTTTGCCATCACTGAGATCTATCACTCTATCTGCTCTATATATCACTTGGGGATCATGCTCTATCACGATCACAGTATTGCCTTCAGCCACCAGATTATCTAATACTTTGAGCAGTTTACTCACGTCATTTGCATGCAGTCCGGTAGTTGGTTCATCCAGATAATACAGCGTTCCTGTTTTTCTTGATCTTGCCAGTTCCGTTGCCAGCTTGATGCGCTGAGCTTCTCCACCGGAAATAGTGGTCGCTGGCTGTCCCAGAGTTAAATAGCCTAATCCAACTTCATCCAGAACCTTAAGTATCCTGCCTCCCCTGCTCCCTGGTTCAAAAAAATTCCTCATCTCACTCACGCTCAATTCCAGCAGCTCAGCAATATTATATCCCTGCCAGTTAATTTCCAATATCTCAGGTTTGAATCTTTTACCTTTGCACACGGGGCAAATCATCGTGATATCATCCAGGAAGTGCATACCCAGCTTAAGCACTCCTGCACCTTCACATTCTTCGCATCTGCCACCTTTGGTATTAAACGAAAAAGCTCCTCTGCCTAATCCTTTCGCAAGCGCTGCGGTTTGTTTAGCATAAATAGCCCGGATGTCATCCATCAAACCGGTATAAGTAGCAGCGTTACTGCGGGGACTTCTTCCAATCGGTTTTTGATCTATCTTCACGATCCTGCTTACTGCTTCATGACCATTTATGGATTCGCAATATCTTTTACTTCTTCTATCACCGGCTATAGCAGGCAGCAGCACTGATTCTGCCAGACTGGTTTTTCCTGCTCCACTCACGCCGGTGATCACATTAAACCGCTCCAAAGCGAAATTTACCGAAATTCGTTCAAGATTATTAGCATTGGCGCCTGTTACCTGGATATTTTTCTCTGTCTGGTCTTTTTCTTTTTTAAGTGTGTATTTCTCCGGTTTGAATTCCGGGCTCTTTTCTCCGCTGTAGATCAGATAGCCACCTGCTGTTCCTGCACCGGGACCTATAGTGATCAAATGATCTGCTGCCTGGATGATCAAAGGATCATGCTCCACAACCAGCACCGTATTACCATTATCACGTAATTCAAATAGCATTCCCACAAGTGCCCCGATTTCCGCCTGATGCAGCCCAATGGATGGCTCATCAAACACATAGATCATGTCCCGTAATTGCGTAGCTGAAATAGTTAATAGTTTCAGTCGCTGTCCCTCTCCTGCTGATATCGTCTCGCTGCTTCTGCTCAATTGCAGATGACCAAGTCCAATCTGAGTACCGATCTGGCATCTACCTGCGATACTTGCTCTTAGAAGTTCTTCTCCCTGATTGCCTGCTCCCTGCCTGAATTCTTCTGCCAGTTCTCTCAAGCTTATTTCACTATATTCAGCGATATTTCTACACTGGTATTTTACTTCCAAAGCTTCTTTCCGCAGCCTTTTCCCCAGGCATTCCGGGCAGGTAATGGTTCGGGCAAAGCGTAATATATTGCCATTTCTATCCCGCTGCAATATATCCGTCATTATATTCATGATGCCCTTATAATAGCCTTCTTCACGGGGACGGGCAGTTATCCCGCTCCATTTCATCCTTGATTCCAGAGTATGCTTGCCAAAGGGAACTTTGATCTTCTCTGAGCCGTATAGAACTATCTGCTTTTCTGCTTCCGCAAGATCCTGCCAGGGGATATCCACACTAAAGCCATGTGTCTGGCACACTTCATTCAGCACATCCATGGTCACCTGAGAATAAACAATGTATCCGCTGGGAGTGGTCATCTCAAAAGCCCCGTTCCGGATTGTGAGTTTTTCATCTTTGATCAGTAGATCTGCATCTATCTCATCCACTACACCCAGTCCCCGGCAATGCTCGCAAGCGCCATATTTACTGTTAAAGGAAAATAGACTCCGCTTAAGCTCTATCTTGCTGCCAGGTTCCACTTTTCCATATCGTGCATAAAGCAATCGCAGATAATCATAAACTCCCGTCAATGTTCCCACCGTGGAGCGGCTGCTGCGATGCAGACTATTTTGTCTCACAGCTATTGCTGGACGGATCCCTGTCACGCTATCTACAGCCGGACGTCCTGCCTTATCCATGAACTGCCGGGCATAGGCACTGATGCTTTCCAGATACCGCCTTTGACCTTCGCGAAACACTATATCATAAGCCAGGGAACTTTTCCCTGAGCCTGATACTCCAGTTACCACTATCAGTTTGTTATGCGGGATCGTTACATCAAATCCTTTTAGATTATGTTCTCTTGCTCCAGCTATTTCTATATTTTTTATCATTAAATCCACCTGCCTGCATATTCATCACTCATATTTCCCTTCACCTCACATTTGTCAACC
Proteins encoded:
- a CDS encoding NAD(P)H-dependent oxidoreductase; translation: MRILAIIGSQRAGNTLKTAQLLEKELQKSDDSLEFEYINLWKADIKLCLGCFNCMAKGIENCPLQDDITSIIQKMTKADGIILASPVYVMNVTGNMKNFIDRLAAFCHRPAFFQQKALVLSTVGGVGVKKVLSYLKEVAEAIGMQDVTKLGLVTPPASLIFPKLQKKNDLAVHKAALKFWQSLQKKTITPSLGSVIQFEAQKVVFSKESTHEAFPADYSFYAKLQKNNYWVNANVAWYKILIGRSFGIFISFVMK
- a CDS encoding ATP-binding cassette domain-containing protein encodes the protein MIKNIEIAGAREHNLKGFDVTIPHNKLIVVTGVSGSGKSSLAYDIVFREGQRRYLESISAYARQFMDKAGRPAVDSVTGIRPAIAVRQNSLHRSSRSTVGTLTGVYDYLRLLYARYGKVEPGSKIELKRSLFSFNSKYGACEHCRGLGVVDEIDADLLIKDEKLTIRNGAFEMTTPSGYIVYSQVTMDVLNEVCQTHGFSVDIPWQDLAEAEKQIVLYGSEKIKVPFGKHTLESRMKWSGITARPREEGYYKGIMNIMTDILQRDRNGNILRFARTITCPECLGKRLRKEALEVKYQCRNIAEYSEISLRELAEEFRQGAGNQGEELLRASIAGRCQIGTQIGLGHLQLSRSSETISAGEGQRLKLLTISATQLRDMIYVFDEPSIGLHQAEIGALVGMLFELRDNGNTVLVVEHDPLIIQAADHLITIGPGAGTAGGYLIYSGEKSPEFKPEKYTLKKEKDQTEKNIQVTGANANNLERISVNFALERFNVITGVSGAGKTSLAESVLLPAIAGDRRSKRYCESINGHEAVSRIVKIDQKPIGRSPRSNAATYTGLMDDIRAIYAKQTAALAKGLGRGAFSFNTKGGRCEECEGAGVLKLGMHFLDDITMICPVCKGKRFKPEILEINWQGYNIAELLELSVSEMRNFFEPGSRGGRILKVLDEVGLGYLTLGQPATTISGGEAQRIKLATELARSRKTGTLYYLDEPTTGLHANDVSKLLKVLDNLVAEGNTVIVIEHDPQVIYRADRVIDLSDGKVLYEGSVKGLLDRSDNLTAKALRGEIEVLSKPETSRKTSAIEFKQVTTNNLQAIDVSIPRGQITAITGISGSGKSSLAFDTIYAEGWQRYLENLPAYSGNLLANTKRGELESFTGLGAMLAIRQQSSSHNRRSTLSTYSGIYDLMRLLYSRLGESGRLPASDFSFNNPAGACENCKGLGTVLSCDPYLLITHPQRSIYEGAMDGTKRGKYFGERQGQYLAVLKSVEKEKDLDFAKPFSELTEAEKEIIIYGTGEQEYEVIWNFARGKRQGEHNFKNKWIGFVNLINIEYERVHQKRAGEQLTGLMSEKSCPVCQGKRLQKRVLQVKIAGYDIAELGNFEISELEDIFTGNSPAVEGNKSGWIEISSEILKHVNALKKMGLGYLTPARRLDTLSGGEFQRLRIARQVVSGLTGVTFVLDEISRGLHPIERKEVNLLLRELADNGNTVICVEHDPLFIKAADHVIELGPGAGKNGGKIIACGSPAEISRNPSSMIRNYLHQDVILPAKKRKADSWIEITGAMSNNLQNIDLKIPAGVLVGICGVSGSGKSTLCREVIYRSYLRKQPAGCTSIKGLDSFNRIIYQQQSGFNKNALSTPATYLGYLKEIGKLLAAETPAKAAIFNYAGKQGQCPQCKGTGKKREELDFAGYITSDCELCGGTRYHEKVLQYSYKGKNIADIMNMTISEAIDFFADHPKLADKLQETENLGLGYLQLGQGTDTLSGGEGQRLLLAAVLQTKKTGEKCLILLDEPTAGLHPIDIENLYKFLDQLVENQHTVIFIEHNTQLLAKADHQIELGPGAGKSGGRIIREM